The Rhizobium leguminosarum DNA segment GGGAACGGATCTCACCGACTACGCCTCCTGCGCCGCCGCTGTCGCCCGGGCCGTCAAGCACTTCGGCGGCGTCAGTGCCTTGGTCAACACGGTCGGCGGCTTCCGGATGGGACCGGTCGGGCCGGACGCCCCTGCGCAGTGGGAGACGATGATGACCGCCAATGCCCGCACCGCACTGACGATCAGTGCCGCGGTTCTCCCGACGATGAAGGCATCAGGCTACGGTCGAATCGTTCATGTCGCTGCCGCACCCGGCCTGAAGGCCGGAGCCAATCAGGCCGCTTACGCCGCCTCGAAAGCCGCCGTCATCCGGCTGACGGAAGCGATCGCCGCCGAAAGCCGCGACGACCGCATCACCGCCAACTGCATTTTGCCCGGGACAATCGACACGCCCGAGAATCGTGCCGCCATGCCCAATGCGAAGACGGACGGCTGGGTATCGCCGCAATCGATCGCCCGTCTCATCGCCTTCCTGATTTCGCCGGCCGCAGCCGTCGTCACCGGCGCGGCGATCCCCGCAACCGGCCGCGAATAACAAAAAGCGTAGCGTGATCGGCCGCCGCAAGGCGCTGCAGCCACCAGCGTCGACATTTCTCCGAACCTTGCCTCGCCCTGGCGTTTCGGCGACTGTTCCTTGCCGCGATCAGTGGGTGATGAAACGAGGGAGACGTGCAAGTTTTGCTCAGTGACATACGATCTTGCTTGAGGTTCGGTTCGCCTTAAGGCAGCCTCATCTCCGCTTGGCTCAGGTGGCGGGCAGGAGACAGCGGGCGGACAGGCACTGTAACGTTAACCGGGCGTCGAGCAAAATGTGGGATCTGGCGGCATGACCCGACTTGCCCGTGATCCTCTTTATCGTCGCCACCGATTTCCAGCCGATGTGATTGCACATGCCGTTTGGCTTTATTTCCGGTTTCCGCTCAGTCTGCGCATGGTCGAGGATATGCTGGCGGCGCGTGGGGTCATCGTATCTCACCAAACCGTGAGGCTCTGGGCTGAGAAATTCGGAGGGCACTTTGCCAACGATATCCGGAAGCGATCGACCGGCAAGCTCGGCGACAAATGGCACCTCGATGAGGTCGTCATCTCCATTGGCGGCAAGAAACACTGGCTTTGGCGCGCCGTCGATCAGGACGGCTTCGTCCTTGATGTTCTGGTCCAGAACCGCCGAAATGTCAAAGCTGCAAAGCGTCTGATGCGAAAGCTTCTGAAAGGGCAAGGTCGTTCACCGCGTGTGATGATCACCGACAAACTTCGGTCCTATGGCGCCGCAAAACGCGATATCATGCCAGGTGT contains these protein-coding regions:
- a CDS encoding IS6 family transposase, whose amino-acid sequence is MTRLARDPLYRRHRFPADVIAHAVWLYFRFPLSLRMVEDMLAARGVIVSHQTVRLWAEKFGGHFANDIRKRSTGKLGDKWHLDEVVISIGGKKHWLWRAVDQDGFVLDVLVQNRRNVKAAKRLMRKLLKGQGRSPRVMITDKLRSYGAAKRDIMPGVEHRSHKGLNNRAENSHQPTRRRERIMKGFKSARHLQRFASIHDPVANLFHIPRHEISSDHHRELRTEAMQMWNEIARLQTA
- a CDS encoding SDR family NAD(P)-dependent oxidoreductase; amino-acid sequence: MNDQKAVIVTGAGGNLGSAVVRELAAGGAKLVCMNRSSQELEALASDLPASAEFLSIAGTDLTDYASCAAAVARAVKHFGGVSALVNTVGGFRMGPVGPDAPAQWETMMTANARTALTISAAVLPTMKASGYGRIVHVAAAPGLKAGANQAAYAASKAAVIRLTEAIAAESRDDRITANCILPGTIDTPENRAAMPNAKTDGWVSPQSIARLIAFLISPAAAVVTGAAIPATGRE